From the genome of Bacillota bacterium, one region includes:
- a CDS encoding creatininase family protein, which translates to MSEVGKCLYLHDLTWPEVKEALPQVKLAIIPVDSTEQHGPHATFEMDTAGSREFSKLLGERLFPHALVTPAIPIGVSSHHMRFPGTITLQPETLVAVLMDMVRSLQAHGIRRFFFANGHGGNTAALTIINNRVRHELGCLAAWATVPYDAVSDVYDQHVKSPVNGHSCEGEMSVMLHLYPRAIRKDALTPGKIVGAVQERIDKWPWVAEARFFDEGTENGALGDATKAAPEMGKALVETGLDRIAEYLRDFMER; encoded by the coding sequence ATGTCCGAAGTCGGAAAGTGCCTATACCTGCACGACCTGACCTGGCCTGAGGTTAAGGAGGCGTTGCCCCAGGTAAAGCTGGCCATCATCCCGGTCGACTCGACCGAGCAGCACGGGCCGCACGCCACCTTCGAGATGGACACGGCCGGGTCGAGGGAGTTCTCCAAGCTGCTCGGGGAGAGGCTCTTCCCTCACGCCCTGGTGACCCCGGCGATCCCCATCGGCGTGTCCAGCCACCACATGCGGTTCCCGGGGACGATCACGCTCCAGCCGGAGACCCTCGTCGCCGTGCTGATGGACATGGTCCGGTCGCTCCAAGCCCACGGCATTCGGCGGTTCTTCTTCGCCAACGGACATGGCGGCAACACGGCCGCTCTCACCATCATCAACAACCGGGTCAGGCACGAGCTGGGGTGCCTGGCGGCCTGGGCGACCGTCCCGTACGACGCGGTCTCCGACGTCTACGACCAGCACGTCAAGTCCCCCGTCAACGGGCACTCCTGCGAGGGGGAGATGTCCGTGATGCTGCACCTCTACCCGCGGGCGATAAGGAAAGACGCCCTGACGCCGGGCAAGATCGTCGGGGCGGTGCAGGAGCGGATAGACAAGTGGCCGTGGGTGGCGGAGGCGCGCTTCTTCGACGAGGGCACGGAAAACGGGGCCCTTGGCGACGCGACCAAGGCCGCCCCGGAAATGGGGAAGGCGCTGGTTGAGACCGGTTTGGACCGGATCGCGGAATACCTCAGGGATTTCATGGAGCGGTAG
- a CDS encoding IS3 family transposase (programmed frameshift): MPRSHPPYPAEFRAQAVELVRTSGKSILEVARELGISGEGLRRWVRQAEADAGRGRPGDLTTDEKAELHRLRREIKVLREEREILKKAGGLLRGGERDPVSRYRFIEVEKADHAVSLMCRVLTVSRAGYYAWRQRGLSHRARKDSALMERIRSIHRASRGTYGAPRVRAELAMEGVATSRKRIARLMRASGLSGVRRPRRRVRTTIVNPAAPVAANLVAQNFVAEAPNQLWFGDITYVPTQQGWLYLATLMDCYARRIVGWSMADHLRTELALSALDMAIRRRRPRPGELVHHTDRGCQYTSSVYQAALAGAGITASMSRKGECLDNAVAESFFATLKAELIERRTWRTRAEATQAVFEWVEVFYNRQRLHSGLGYSSPTEYEERVRAEKVA; encoded by the exons ATGCCAAGAAGCCATCCCCCGTATCCCGCTGAGTTCCGGGCCCAAGCTGTTGAACTGGTACGGACGAGCGGCAAGTCGATCCTGGAGGTCGCGAGAGAACTGGGGATCTCGGGCGAGGGGCTGCGTCGATGGGTGCGCCAGGCCGAAGCCGATGCCGGTCGTGGCCGGCCGGGCGACCTGACCACCGACGAGAAGGCCGAGCTGCACCGCCTGCGTCGGGAGATCAAGGTGCTGCGCGAAGAGCGCGAGATCCTAAAAAAAGCCG GCGGCCTTCTTCGTGGGGGAGAGCGAGACCCGGTGAGCCGGTACCGGTTCATCGAGGTGGAGAAGGCGGATCATGCGGTTTCGCTCATGTGCCGTGTACTGACGGTCTCACGGGCCGGATACTACGCCTGGCGGCAGCGTGGTCTGTCACATCGGGCCCGGAAGGACTCGGCCTTGATGGAGCGAATCCGCTCCATCCACCGGGCCAGCCGAGGGACCTACGGGGCGCCCAGGGTGCGCGCCGAGCTTGCCATGGAAGGCGTGGCCACCTCGCGGAAGCGTATCGCCCGGCTGATGCGGGCGAGCGGTCTCAGCGGCGTCCGCCGCCCACGGCGCCGGGTACGGACGACGATCGTCAACCCCGCCGCGCCGGTCGCCGCCAACCTGGTGGCCCAGAACTTCGTGGCCGAGGCTCCAAACCAGCTCTGGTTCGGAGACATCACCTATGTGCCGACCCAACAGGGCTGGCTGTACCTGGCGACGCTCATGGACTGCTACGCGCGGCGCATCGTAGGCTGGTCGATGGCCGACCACCTGCGCACGGAGCTCGCCCTGAGCGCTCTGGACATGGCCATACGGCGTCGCCGCCCTCGGCCAGGCGAACTGGTGCACCACACCGACCGTGGCTGCCAGTACACTTCGTCGGTCTACCAGGCGGCCCTGGCCGGCGCCGGGATCACCGCCTCGATGAGCCGGAAGGGCGAATGCCTTGACAACGCGGTGGCGGAGAGCTTCTTCGCGACGCTCAAGGCGGAGCTGATTGAGAGGCGGACCTGGCGGACGCGGGCCGAGGCGACGCAGGCGGTCTTCGAATGGGTCGAGGTCTTCTACAACCGCCAGCGGCTACATTCCGGCCTCGGCTACTCATCCCCCACGGAATACGAAGAACGGGTTCGAGCAGAGAAGGTAGCGTAA
- a CDS encoding matrixin family metalloprotease has protein sequence MRAKRLLGLLIAVLLIAFAATPASAYYYTGIHWPYVQHQKTLIYYNPYPQGQPAVVTEINSAANSWNGAGANFQFVIQAGGPNSWGAASLDPQTGAETQYWYDINNIVLQAITNFNTNVTYSTNGAPNTLDIQSVAVHEFGHWLVLGHASATDAVMLPTIGLGVIRRQLTSDDVLGAKAAYPQNPPMP, from the coding sequence TTGAGAGCGAAAAGGCTGCTGGGTCTCCTCATTGCTGTCCTGTTGATTGCCTTTGCGGCAACGCCCGCAAGCGCCTATTACTATACCGGCATACACTGGCCGTATGTCCAGCACCAGAAAACACTGATCTACTATAACCCGTACCCTCAAGGCCAGCCGGCCGTAGTCACCGAGATAAACAGCGCAGCTAACTCGTGGAACGGGGCCGGCGCAAACTTCCAGTTTGTCATCCAGGCGGGCGGCCCGAACTCATGGGGGGCTGCTTCTTTGGATCCCCAGACGGGAGCCGAAACACAGTACTGGTACGACATTAACAATATCGTCCTGCAGGCAATAACAAACTTCAACACCAACGTGACCTACTCTACCAATGGCGCTCCCAACACTCTCGACATTCAGTCTGTTGCCGTACATGAGTTTGGCCACTGGCTTGTCCTTGGCCATGCTTCAGCAACAGACGCTGTGATGCTTCCCACAATCGGATTGGGCGTCATCAGGCGCCAACTTACCTCCGACGACGTCCTCGGGGCAAAGGCCGCCTACCCGCAGAATCCGCCCATGCCTTAG
- a CDS encoding PucR family transcriptional regulator ligand-binding domain-containing protein: protein MHSEPIEELTIRSLLGEPELEGLKLLAGIQAIDRPIRAVTVMDTPYIGNWLKGGELVLGSGFFLVNQISDVELVRSVAARGAAALGIKLSHFPQGLSEATVKAADEVGLPLLEVPSDWGWSKVIDCVLHRLGRQETKFLDLTHRVRERFVNLLLAGASPSELLRDLAADISRPVAMVNSTMETILFQSTPRGVPGAAFSKEEVSQAAARISAGDSEGVFSAPIAGENWGGSRVQTSAGSTVVVPVVNHGQPPSFILVREGTVPLSRDGLVQVAGAAAVLALGNRYAESEGYRERRDAFLFELLSGERQAAADIEVTGRYYGWSIGSPHTAFVGRILEFPADAAGGPQGGKASDTELLRDAAEVEKHILAVEPRAVIGRRGSLLFGLLPAAGARQRALDAVAVLSRAMTPLSPVMQRRVIFGVGRMSLGPKEFAYSFSLAEQALRLSEVFLDPGRVVSIDELAPYRLLWDLRERPETREVIDRVLGPVVDNPDDLYHTLRVFLDSGGHTKESAEQLFVHRNTLRARLDRIRNLTGLDPRQPRERLLLFLLVLVRKLMQPVSDDGATDPPPASPPGEE, encoded by the coding sequence ATGCATAGTGAGCCAATCGAAGAACTGACGATCCGTTCCCTTCTCGGCGAACCGGAACTCGAGGGACTGAAGCTACTGGCAGGCATCCAGGCAATCGACCGCCCGATCCGGGCGGTCACCGTCATGGACACGCCCTACATCGGCAATTGGCTGAAGGGCGGAGAACTGGTCCTGGGTAGCGGTTTCTTCCTCGTCAACCAGATTTCGGATGTCGAGCTGGTCAGGTCTGTGGCCGCCCGCGGAGCGGCGGCCCTCGGAATTAAGCTAAGCCACTTCCCGCAGGGCCTGTCAGAGGCGACCGTGAAGGCCGCCGATGAGGTCGGCCTGCCGCTGCTCGAGGTCCCGAGCGACTGGGGATGGTCGAAAGTCATTGACTGCGTGCTGCATCGGCTGGGGCGACAGGAAACGAAGTTCCTGGACTTGACCCACCGGGTCCGGGAGCGGTTCGTCAACCTTCTCCTGGCGGGGGCCTCGCCTTCGGAACTCCTCCGCGACCTGGCCGCGGACATCAGTCGACCGGTCGCCATGGTCAACTCGACGATGGAGACGATCCTCTTCCAGAGCACCCCCCGAGGGGTGCCGGGAGCCGCCTTCAGCAAGGAAGAGGTTAGCCAGGCGGCCGCGAGGATCTCGGCCGGTGATAGCGAGGGAGTCTTCAGTGCCCCGATCGCCGGAGAGAATTGGGGCGGTTCCCGGGTCCAGACGTCGGCGGGATCCACCGTCGTCGTTCCCGTCGTCAACCACGGCCAACCGCCCTCGTTCATCCTGGTGCGAGAAGGGACCGTCCCGCTGTCGCGGGATGGCCTCGTCCAGGTCGCTGGGGCAGCGGCCGTCCTGGCCTTGGGGAACCGATATGCGGAGAGCGAGGGTTACCGCGAAAGGCGTGACGCCTTCCTTTTTGAGCTGCTTTCGGGGGAACGGCAGGCCGCGGCGGATATCGAAGTCACCGGCCGCTACTACGGCTGGAGCATCGGCTCGCCACACACCGCCTTCGTCGGCCGGATTCTCGAGTTCCCCGCGGACGCCGCGGGAGGGCCGCAAGGGGGCAAAGCGTCGGACACCGAGCTGCTTCGGGACGCGGCCGAGGTCGAGAAGCACATATTGGCTGTGGAGCCCAGGGCCGTCATCGGCCGTCGCGGCAGCCTGCTTTTCGGGCTCCTGCCGGCGGCCGGCGCACGGCAGCGGGCGCTTGACGCCGTGGCGGTGCTGAGCCGGGCCATGACCCCTTTGAGCCCCGTGATGCAGCGCCGGGTGATCTTCGGCGTCGGCCGGATGTCCCTGGGACCCAAGGAGTTCGCGTACTCCTTCTCCTTGGCGGAGCAAGCCCTTCGGCTCAGCGAGGTTTTCCTCGATCCCGGCCGAGTCGTCAGCATCGATGAGCTGGCTCCCTATCGCCTTCTCTGGGACTTGCGGGAGCGGCCCGAGACTCGCGAAGTCATCGATCGGGTCCTCGGGCCGGTCGTCGACAACCCCGACGACCTCTATCACACCCTGAGGGTCTTCCTCGACTCGGGAGGGCACACCAAGGAAAGCGCTGAGCAGCTGTTTGTCCACCGGAACACCCTCCGCGCCCGGCTTGACCGGATCCGGAATCTCACCGGCCTTGACCCTCGCCAGCCGCGGGAACGCCTCCTCCTATTCCTTCTCGTCCTCGTCCGCAAGCTGATGCAGCCCGTCTCCGACGACGGAGCGACCGATCCGCCGCCGGCTTCGCCGCCGGGCGAGGAGTGA
- a CDS encoding APC family permease, whose product MSSQIKEPGLQRSISFFGLIALGLGGIWGTSWLLVSSTWMSVGGGVVNALLAWVLVLFLELPLVLAYRQAVPMFPQAEGEMSYSAAAFGQLAGFIAGWFGILVNMIVCAYEVVSIVRMVEFLQPSVTKWYWYKIMGSPVGIITIAIGLALVIGITVLHYRGVRLSSTFQNITSTTLMILVGVGVILAFSMGTFKNFQPLFGKPAWVGIIAVATMLPFSLAGWETIAKGAEEAKEKGSSAGRTVPIAWSVGWIAYTLSLIATGLVMSWQAGAEADIPFATGLNTLTGTNLPGILLIVTAIIGVVGVYNALFYGVTRQMFGMARRGLLPAGLAKVHPKYGTPVNAILLTTAVMVISPFIGRKFLIPLVDAASFAYIILWGGTFLSIEVLRRKLAAKGQLVPASGGIVVRLLGYISIVFFMVAMLYPKSPGALIWPLEHIILAGLVVLGLVLYSLRSNKTLDIAGAD is encoded by the coding sequence ATGTCATCCCAAATCAAGGAACCTGGTCTGCAACGATCGATCTCCTTTTTTGGCCTCATCGCCCTCGGCTTAGGCGGTATCTGGGGTACCTCGTGGTTGCTCGTTTCCAGCACCTGGATGAGCGTTGGCGGCGGCGTCGTCAACGCACTTTTGGCTTGGGTCCTGGTCCTTTTCCTGGAGCTGCCGCTGGTCCTGGCCTATCGCCAGGCCGTACCGATGTTCCCGCAGGCGGAGGGCGAGATGTCTTACTCGGCCGCCGCTTTTGGCCAACTGGCCGGCTTCATCGCAGGCTGGTTCGGCATCCTTGTGAACATGATTGTCTGCGCCTATGAAGTCGTGTCCATCGTCCGGATGGTCGAATTCCTTCAGCCCTCGGTCACCAAGTGGTACTGGTACAAGATAATGGGCTCGCCAGTCGGCATCATCACCATCGCCATCGGATTGGCCCTCGTGATCGGGATCACAGTCCTCCACTACCGGGGGGTCAGGCTGTCCTCAACGTTCCAGAACATCACCAGCACGACCCTGATGATCCTGGTGGGCGTCGGGGTTATCCTTGCCTTCAGCATGGGGACCTTCAAGAACTTCCAGCCCCTCTTCGGCAAACCGGCCTGGGTGGGGATCATTGCCGTGGCGACGATGCTGCCGTTCTCCCTTGCCGGGTGGGAGACCATCGCCAAGGGAGCCGAGGAAGCTAAGGAAAAGGGCAGCAGCGCCGGCCGGACCGTGCCCATCGCCTGGTCCGTCGGCTGGATCGCCTACACGCTGTCACTGATCGCTACCGGCCTGGTCATGTCCTGGCAAGCCGGCGCGGAGGCCGACATTCCCTTCGCCACCGGGCTGAACACGTTGACCGGCACCAACCTTCCCGGGATCCTGTTGATCGTTACCGCCATCATCGGTGTCGTCGGTGTCTACAACGCCCTGTTCTACGGGGTCACCCGGCAGATGTTCGGCATGGCCCGGCGCGGGCTGCTGCCGGCCGGCCTGGCCAAGGTGCACCCGAAGTACGGGACGCCGGTCAACGCCATCCTCCTGACAACGGCGGTCATGGTCATCTCGCCGTTCATCGGCCGCAAGTTCCTGATCCCGCTCGTTGACGCGGCGTCGTTCGCCTACATCATCCTTTGGGGCGGCACCTTCCTCAGCATTGAAGTGCTGCGGAGGAAGCTCGCGGCCAAGGGCCAATTGGTGCCGGCTTCCGGCGGCATCGTCGTCCGACTCCTGGGCTACATCTCGATAGTCTTCTTCATGGTCGCGATGCTGTACCCGAAGAGCCCCGGGGCTCTGATCTGGCCGCTTGAACATATCATCCTGGCCGGCCTGGTCGTTCTAGGACTGGTCCTGTACTCCCTTAGGAGCAACAAGACCCTTGACATTGCTGGGGCAGACTGA